The Streptomyces venezuelae genomic interval GCTGCGCAACCAGTTCGGTGGCCACGCGGTCGAGACGAAGAAGTAATCCACAGGCTGTGCACCCCGCGGTGCACAGCCGCCGGGGGAAGAAGGTCGGCGCCCACCATGCACGTCACGCATCTGTCGCTGGCCGACTTCCGCTCGTACGCCCGGGTCGAGGTTCCGCTCGACCCGGGCGTCACCGCGTTCGTGGGGGCGAACGGCCAGGGCAAGACCAATCTCGTCGAGGCGGTCGGCTATCTCGCGACCCTCGGCAGCCATCGCGTCGCCTCGGACGCCCCGCTGGTGCGGATGGGCGCGGAGCGGGCGGTCATCCGGGCCGCCGTCACCCAGGGCGAGCGCTCCCAGCTGATCGAGCTGGAGCTCAACCCCGGCCGGGCCAACCGCGCCCGGATCAACAGGTCCTCGCAGGTCAGACCGCGTGACGTGCTGGGGATCGTACGGACGGTGCTGTTCGCGCCGGAGGACCTCGCCCTGGTCAAGGGCGATCCAGGCGAGCGCCGCCGCTTCCTCGACGAGCTGATCACGGCACGCACACCGCGCATGGCGGGCGTGCGCTCCGACTACGAGCGCGTGCTCAAGCAGCGCAACACCCTCCTCAAGTCCGCCGCCATGGCGCGGCGCCACGGCGGCCGGGGCATGGACCTGTCCACGCTCGACGTCTGGGACCAGCACCTCGCGCGCGCCGGAGCGGAGCTGCTCGCGCAGCGCCTCGACCTCATCCACACCCTGCAGCCGCTCGCCGACAAGGCGTACGAGCAGCTCGCGCCGGGCGGGGGACCGATTCTTCTGGAGTACCGCCCTTCCGCGCCGGGCGCCGGGCACACCCGCGAGGAGCTGTACGAGCAGCTGATCGCCGCGCTCGCCGAGGTCCGCAAGCAGGAGATCGAGCGGGGCGTCACGCTCGTCGGACCGCACCGGGACGAGCTGCTCCTGAAGCTCGGGGACCTGCCGGCCAAGGGGTACGCGAGCCACGGCGAGTCCTGGTCGTACGCGCTGGCGCTGCGGCTCGCCTCGTACGACCTGCTGCGCTCCGAGGGCAACGAGCCGGTCCTCGTCCTCGACGACGTCTTCGCCGAGCTGGACGCGCGCCGACGCGAGCGGCTCGCGGAGCTGGTGGCGGGCGGCGAGCAGGTGCTGGTGACGGCGGCGGTGGACGACGACGTGCCGGGGGTCCTCGCGGGGACGCGGTACGAGGTGGCCGGCGGGACGGTGGAGCGGGTATGAGCGAGCAGCCGTCACTCGGTGCCGGGGCGCCGGAGCAGCCGGAGGGACCCAGGATTCCCGAGGCCTCGGGTGTCGACCTGGCGCGGGTCGCGCTGCGCGCTGCCAAGGAGCAGGCGAAGGCACGGGGCGCCGCCGCCCAGCAGAAGAAGCAGGCCCGGCGTGGAGGCGGTCTGCGCTCCGGTGCGCGCGCCGACGGACGCGACCCGATGGCGCTCGGTGCGGCGATCAACCGGCTGATCACCGAGCGCGGGTGGGAGACCCCCGCGGCGGTCGGCGGGGTCATGGGGCGCTGGCCGCAGATCGTCGGCGAGGACCTGGCGAAGCACTGCGTACCGCTGAAGTTCGACGACGAGCCGGACGCGCGGGTGCTGACCGTGCAGTGCGACTCGACGGCGTGGGCGACGCAGCTGCGGCTGCTGGCGCCGCGGTTGGTGGCTCGGTTGAACGAGGACCTGGGGCACGGGACCGTGCGGGTCATCAAGGTGCTGGGACCGGGGGCGCCGCGGCGGGGGTACGGGCCGTTGCGGGCGCCGGGGTCTGTGGGGCCCGGAGATACGTACGGGTAGCTCGTGGACGGGCGGCCCTCGTGGCGCGGGTCCGAGCAGGCGGCGAGGCGGAACGCATGCCCGCGAACGGGAGGCGGAGCACCTGCCCACGGGCCGTCACCTCTCGAAGCGCTAGGTGGCCGTCAGGGGCCTCTGGAGACCCTGTCTGGATATGGGGAGTCGTCTTGGGTCCGCTCAGGGCGGCACATGCGGACTCAGGGACCGGCAAACCCCCATGACTGTCAGCGCTACCGGTAGACTGGGAGACAATCCCGCCACCCTGCGGAACATGTCGAACGACGCAGCCGCTCCCGCATGCCCGGAGAACGGCCTGTGCTGTGCCAGAAAGGGCGCTTCGTGGCCGATTCCGGCGACCCCAACGAGAACAACCAGTACACCGCCAGCAACATCCAGGTCCTTGAGGGTCTGGATGCGGTGCGTAAGCGCCCCGGTATGTACATCGGCTCGACCGGTGAGCGCGGTCTGCACCACATGGTGCAGGAGGTCGTCGACAACTCGGTCGACGAAGCCCTGGCAGGCCACGCGGACACCATCGACGTGACGATCCTGCCCGACGGCGGCGTGCGCGTCGTCGACAACGGGCGAGGCATCCCCGTCGGCATCGTCGCGTCCGAGGGCAAGCCGGCTGTCGAGGTCGTGCTGACGGTGCTCCACGCGGGCGGCAAGTTCGGCGGCGGCGGCTACGCGG includes:
- the recF gene encoding DNA replication/repair protein RecF (All proteins in this family for which functions are known are DNA-binding proteins that assist the filamentation of RecA onto DNA for the initiation of recombination or recombinational repair.), which translates into the protein MHVTHLSLADFRSYARVEVPLDPGVTAFVGANGQGKTNLVEAVGYLATLGSHRVASDAPLVRMGAERAVIRAAVTQGERSQLIELELNPGRANRARINRSSQVRPRDVLGIVRTVLFAPEDLALVKGDPGERRRFLDELITARTPRMAGVRSDYERVLKQRNTLLKSAAMARRHGGRGMDLSTLDVWDQHLARAGAELLAQRLDLIHTLQPLADKAYEQLAPGGGPILLEYRPSAPGAGHTREELYEQLIAALAEVRKQEIERGVTLVGPHRDELLLKLGDLPAKGYASHGESWSYALALRLASYDLLRSEGNEPVLVLDDVFAELDARRRERLAELVAGGEQVLVTAAVDDDVPGVLAGTRYEVAGGTVERV
- a CDS encoding DUF721 domain-containing protein; the protein is MSEQPSLGAGAPEQPEGPRIPEASGVDLARVALRAAKEQAKARGAAAQQKKQARRGGGLRSGARADGRDPMALGAAINRLITERGWETPAAVGGVMGRWPQIVGEDLAKHCVPLKFDDEPDARVLTVQCDSTAWATQLRLLAPRLVARLNEDLGHGTVRVIKVLGPGAPRRGYGPLRAPGSVGPGDTYG